Proteins encoded together in one Oryzias melastigma strain HK-1 unplaced genomic scaffold, ASM292280v2 sc00311, whole genome shotgun sequence window:
- the stard3nl gene encoding STARD3 N-terminal-like protein, producing MESSMDSRLTGKRMGSVSSIVASARLESYEAADKKCISDVRRTFCLFVTFDLLFITMLWIIELNVNGSIQAQLEKEVLQYDYHASFFDIFLLAVFRFSALILAYAICKLRHWWAIAITTAISCAFLIVKVILSKLLSQGAFGYLLPIMSFVLAWIETWLLDFKVLPQEAEDEIRYQPFVDSVERTPVMGPGPLSDRQTDGQFYSPPESLADSDEELEDKHDPEKGLIHQVT from the exons ATGGAGAGCAGCATGGATTCCCGACTCACTGGGAAGAGAATGGGTTCTGTCAGCAGTATTGTCGCCTCTGCCAGGCTGGAGTCGTACGAAGCGGCGGATAAGAAGTGCATTTCTGACGTGAGGAGGACCTTCTGCCTCTtcgtgacctttgacctgctgTTCATCACCATGCTCTGGATCATAGAGCTCAAT GTGAATGGCAGCATTCAGGCACAGCTGGAAAAAGAGGTTCTGCAATATGACTACCATGCCTCTTTCTTCGACATTTTT cttCTGGCTGTCTTCAGGTTCTCTGCTCTTATCTTGGCTTACGCCATCTGTAAGCTCCGTCACTGGTGGGCCATCGCT ATCACCACTGCAATCAGCTGTGCCTTCCTGATTGTAAAAGTCATTTTGTCAAAG TTGTTGAGTCAGGGGGCGTTCGGGTACCTGCTGCCCATCATGTCCTTCGTGTTGGCCTGGATCGAGACGTGGCTGCTCGACTTCAAGGTGCTGCCTCAGGAGGCCGAAGACGAGATCA GATATCAGCCCTTCGTGGACTCGGTAGAGCGCACGCCTGTCATGGGTCCAGGGCCTCTGTCCgacagacagacggacggaCAGTTCTACTCTCCACCGGAGTCACTGGCAG ACTCCGACGAGGAgctggaggacaaacatgacccAGAGAAAGGGCTGATTCATCAGGTGACCTAA